In Porites lutea chromosome 9, jaPorLute2.1, whole genome shotgun sequence, a single window of DNA contains:
- the LOC140948960 gene encoding uncharacterized protein — protein MEEHESQVLQVECSMECSLLGEQERSHSAAMEEHESQVLQVECSMECSLLGEQEQSQSAAIEEHESEVLQLECSMESSLPGEQEQSHSAGEELERHTPAVENGPIEGASNVQETQQPLPEVNSSSHLEDDRLIARARAVGVDYEFAKPGEVETEDDRRKRQRRNQRRISEQEKRLHEAVGDLPPPPPAGSSQQEDNAYSAIRAFEVEQMTYAFFFCEVCKERRLECKGTRNMCTRCRRDKKVPKVWSGENNMDPMAVPEILSNMSDAEQMLIARLAPTVHVHLLKHGGIASKGHCIAFPQAVQEPATILPRLPAEVDIIRVRRQGKEDTHKDFRVRRHRVEGALRWLKDNNPAYGDVVIDGARIENLPEDGELPNLRTVEFSETKRTDDQGPAPQQLDVGK, from the exons atggaagaacatgaaagtcaggtcctccaggttgaatgtagcatggaatGCTCTCTGCTTGGTGAACAAGAGCGAAGTCActcagcag ccatggaagaacatgaaagtcaggtcctccaggttgaatgtagcatggaatgctctctgcttggtgaacaagagcaaagtcaatcagcag ccatagaagaacatgaaagtgaaGTCCTCCAACTTGAATGTAGCATGGAAAGCTCTCTGCCaggtgaacaagagcaaagtcattcagcag GAGAAGAGTTGGAACGACACACTCCTGCAGTAGAAAATGGCCCAATTGAGGGAGCAAGCAACGTGCAGGAAACACAGCAACCTCTTCCAGAAGTAAATAGTAGTAGCCACTTAGAAGATGACCGCCTTATTGCTAGAGCAAGGGCAGTTGGTGTGGACTATGAGTTTGCAAAGCCTGGTGAAGTGGAAACGGAGGATGATAGGAGAAAAAGACAGCGGCGAAACCAAAGAAGAATATCagaacaagagaaaaggttgcATGAAGCTGTTGGAGATCTACCGCCTCCTCCACCTGCAGGGTCAAGTCAGCAAGAAGATAATGCATACAGTGCTATTCGTGCATTTGAGGTGGAGCAGATGACTtatgcattctttttttgtgaggTCTGCAAGGAAAGGCGACTGGAGTGCAAGGGCACGAGAAACATGTGTACTCGCTGCAGAAGAGATAAGAAGGTACCAAAAGTTTGGTCTGGTGAGAATAACATGGATCCAATGGCTGTTCCTGAGATTTTGTCTAACATGTCAGATGCTGAACAGATGCTGATAGCCAGGCTAGCACCTACTGTGCATGTACACCTACTGAAGCATGGAGGTATTGCCTCAAAGGGACATTGCATTGCTTTCCCACAGGCTGTGCAAGAACCAGCCACTATTCTTCCACGCCTACCAGCAGAGGTGGATATCATACGcgtgagaagacaaggaaaagAGGATACCCATAAGGACTTCAGGGTTAGAAGACACCGTGTTGAAGGAGCCCTTCGTTGGCTCAAGGACAACAATCCTGCttatggtgatgttgttattgatGGCGCTCGCATAGAGAATTTACCAGAAGATGGTGAGTTGCCAAATTTGAGGACTGTTGAGTTCTCTGAAACAAAACGCACTGATGACCAAGGCCCTGCACCACAACAATTGGATGTTGGGAAATAG